In Pseudomonadaceae bacterium SI-3, the sequence ACGCAGCTGAACTGGGCCGCATCAAGCAGTCCTTGGATTACGCACAGAAGTACGGCATCAAGGTCGTCCTTGATATGCACAACTATTATCGCTACTACGGCAAGGTAATTAACTCGCCGGAAGTGCCGCGCGCCCAGTTCGCCGAGACCTGGCGCAAGATTGCGGTAGCGGTGTCCAAGCATCCTGCGCTGTATGGCTACGGTCTGATGAACGAGCCTTACAACACTGGTAACAACCTCTGGCCGCAGACGGCTCAGGCTGCTGGGCAGGCGATCCGCAAGATCGATCCGTCCAAGTGGATCATGATCGCCGGTGACCGTTACTCCAGCGCCTTCCACTGGCAGAAGTACAACACCTCGCTGATCAACGATCCGTGGATGCGTGATCCGAAGAACAACCTGGTGTACGAAGCGCACCAGTATCTGGACTTCGACTACTCGGGTACCTACACCAAGCGTGCTGAAACCTTCGCTCCGATGCTGGGTGTCGAGCGGGTCAAGCCTTGGGTCGAGTGGCTGAAGGCGAACAAGCTGCGCGGGTTCCTTGGTGAGCACGGCATTCCGGACTTCTCTCCATCTGCTGTGGTCGCGACTGACAACCTGCTGGCTTACCTGAACGCGAACTGCATCCCGAGCACCTACTGGGCTGCCGGTCCTCGCTGGGGTGAGAACATCATGGCGCTGGACGTGTCGAGCGGTAAGCATCGTCCTCAGCTGGCTCCGCTGCAAAAGCATGCCGCTGCCAAGAAGACATGCTCCACCATCGGTCCGATGTAACAGCGACTGATATTAAAGAACGGGCCTTCGGGCCCGTTTTTTATTGTCTGGGTAATTCTTGTCGGGCGAATAACGGTGCAGTTCGTCGGCTGCGGTTCCGCTCTAAAACTCTCGCGAGATGAGTTTGGCAATCAGCGATACATACAAGGATTGCATATGTTGTCGTTTCGCTTGTTAGTCGCCGCTTCGCTTTAACACAGTATTCATGCGGGATAGAGCTAAATGGTTGGCGAAGTGCCACTTGGTGGAGTGCCCGAAGTTCATTTCGTGTTTAATTTTCATAAGCTTGCGAAGGGCACTTCTCATGGTCCCAAAAGAATGGAACTCAAAAATCTACCCCCGGTCACCATATATGTGCGCACCGAAAATACACAGTTCGCGGCTCACCGCTCCTGCTGTGTCCCTACGGACCGTGGTCTTCCGGCCAAGCCATATAAAAGGTGAATCAAATGACTACACCCGACGAAGAAATTACTGGTTACGGTGGCCAACCTAAGACCGGCCCCAATTCCACAACCAGCTCCACTGGCTCTAACGCCACCAGTTCGACGAGCTCGAACATGGGGTCGAGTGGAAGCCATACCTCTGATACAAGCCAAAGCTCCACTACTGGCTCCAGCACTGCCGGACATGCCGCTGAAGATGCGAAGGCGAAAGCTCGTCAAGCGGCCGATCAGGTGAAAACCCAGGGCAAATCTCAATTGGAAGGCTATCGGGAAACCGCAGCTGATGAAATTGAGAAAGTCGCCCAAAGTGCTAAAGCTGCTGCTCAAGAGCTAGAAGGGCAAGACCGCCTCGGGCTGTCCAACTACGTCTCCGATATGGCGCAAAGCATGGTGCAGTTCTCCGACAGCCTGCGTGGCAAGAGCGTGGACGAGCTGTTCCAAGACGTGAATCGTCTTGCACGAAACAACCCCGCTCTGTTCCTCACGGGGAGTGTGGCTTTGGGCTTCGGCCTTACCCGTTTTGCCCGCGCTTCGAGCAAGCGCGCTTCGCAAGAAGATTATGGCCATCAGAGCAGCAGTGCAGCCAGTGGCTCCAGCAGCCATCACAGCTCCGATCAGGATGAGCTAAACGATCGTCTCAGCACAGGCGAGCCCGGCTCTATCGGTAGTGTTAGCAATGCAGGCGTTTCCTCTGCAACCAGCACTTCCAGGCCGACCACCGGAACTTCTGTAGGAACCGGTTCAGCTACCGGCGTCGGAACAGGCCTTGGCACAGGCTCCACTGGGACGGGCACCCGCACTGGCGCCAATACCAGCAATGGGTTGGGTGTTGGTTCAAACGCTGGCTCCAGCAGCACGGGTTCCACTACCAGCCGCGACGGCAAGGGTACCGACGGAGGACTTTTCCCATGAGCGAAGCACGTAAGACAACGACCACGACCTCCACAGCCAATACGACTGTGGAGCCTGGCCACCGCGCCGAAAACGACACCTCTGTAGGTGGCCTGCTTCGTCAGCTAACGCACGAAGTGCCATCCTTGATCACCAAGGAGCTGGCGCTGGCGAAGGCTGAAATGACCGAGTCGATCCGCGCGACCAAAGCGGGTGCCGGCAGCGTCGCTACCGGCGGTGCAGTGCTTCTCGGCGGATTCATCGTTCTGTTGATGTCGGCCGTATACGGGCTGAGCAACGTGGTCGAGCCTTGGCTCGCCGCGCTGATCGTTGGCGCTGTCGTAGTGGTTATCGGGTTGATCATGGTGTCGTCCGGCAAGAAGAAGTTTCAGGCTTCTTCGTTCAAGCCGGAGCGCACCATTCATTCGGTCAACAAGGATAAAGAAGCTGTGAAGGGGCACACATCATGAGCACACGTAATCAGATTGATGCCGAAGCGCAAAAGGATCCGGACGAGCTAGAGCGAGAGATCGATCAGACCCGTACCGAGATCGGCAACATTGTTCATGCGCTTGAAAACAAGCTCTCTCCCGGTGAGTTGATTGATACCGCGCTGGGCTACGTCAAAGGCGGCGGTGGCGAGTTCTTCAGTAACCTGAGCAATACGGTAAAGGCCAATCCGGTGCCGACCGTGCTCACCTCGATCGGCCTGATCTGGATGATGGCTGGGCAGAATCGCCAGCCTCATTCCAACGTCACCACAGCGGGTTACAACACTGGTTCGAATGGCCCGTCGATGGGTGACAAGCTGTCCGCCAAAACCGCTGGCATCAAGCAGCAAGGTGCCAGCATGAAAGAAAAGGCCAGCCATATGGGTCAGAGCGTTTCCGAGTCGTTGGGCAGTGCGCGCACTCGAGCAAGCGACTCCAGTCGTCAGGCATCCGCCCGGCTTCGCGGTGGTGCAGACCGGGCACGTGGCGGATTCAACCAGCTGTTGCAGGAACAGCCCTTGGCTCTTGGTGCGATCGGTATCGCATTGGGCGCTTTGATTGCTGCATCGGTCCCACCATCCCGTCGTGAAGACGAAATGCTCGGTGAGGCCAGCGATCGCATGACCGATCAGCTTCGCCACAAAGCGGAAGAGGGCTATCAAAAAGCTTCCGCCAAAGGTGAAGAAGTGGCGAATCGCGTCAAGCAGGACGTCAGCAACAGCAGCGATAGCAACCGCTCGAACTCCGGCTCGACCGGTACTACCGGTACGACGTCAGCGGGTATATAACGCAGCGCAAACGCCGAGTCGACTTAGGTCGACGATAGCGTCTGTTTCGCCGGTGCGGGCTTGAGTCCGCACCGGCGAAATTCGATAATGCGCCGCTCGGCGCCGGTGTAGCTCAGTAGGTAGAGCAGCGCATTCGTAATGCGAAGGTCGGGGGTTCGACTCCTCTCACCGGCACCAATGAAGTCAAGGCTCGCAGCGATGCGGGCCTTTTCATTTTCCGGCGGTTAGGCAGCGTCGCGATGCATCGCAGCGACGTTTGGGCCGCGGAAAGAGCGCCTGATTGCGAACTGCTTTTTCGGAAAAGAAAAAGACATCTAGCCTGGAAGCCGGATAATGGCGATCAAATGTATCGTTCTGGTAATCCCGCATGGAAATCAAGGTTAATTTTCTCGACAACCTCAGGCTCGAAGCCAAGTTTGATGATTTCACGGTGGTCGCCGATCAGCCAATTCGTTACAAAGGCGATGGTTCGGCACCGGGGCCTTTCGACTATTTCCTGGCTTCGTCGGCGCTATGTGCCGCGTACTTCGTAAAGTTGTATTGCCAGACTCGCAGTATTCCTACCGAAAATATCCGTCTATCGCAGAACAACATTGTCGATCCGGAGAATCGCTACAACCAGATGTTCAAGATTCAGGTCGAGTTGCCTGCGGATATTTCCGATAAGGACCGTCAGGGCATCTTGCGTTCAATCGAGCGCTGCACCGTCAAGAAGGTGGTGCAAACCGGGCCGGAGTTCGTCATTGAAGAGGTCGAGAACCTAGACGCCGATGCGCAGGCCTTGCTGCTGCCCGGCACAGAATCAGAGGCGCGCACCTATATAGCGGGTAAGGATCTGCCTTTGGAGCAGACGATCGCCAATATGTCCGGACTCCTGGCCGATCTTGGCATGAAGATCGAAATCGCCTCGTGGCGCAATATCGTGCCGAACGTCTGGTCGCTGCATATCCGCGATGCGCATTCGCCGATGTGTTTTACCAACGGGAAAGGCGCCACTAAGGAAAGTGCTTTAGCGTCGGCGCTAGGCGAATTTATCGAGCGGATCAACTGTAATTTCTTCTACAACGATCAGTTCTGGGGAGAAGATACTGCCAATGCCGCGTTCGTTCATTATCCGAACGAGCGTTGGTTCAAGCCTGGCCGTAAGGATGCGTTGCCGGCGGAAATACTCGATGAGTATTGCCTGGAAACATATAACCCCGACGGAGATTTGCGCGGCTCGCATTTGTACGACACCAACTCTGGCAATGTAAAGCGTGGCATCTGCGCTTTGCCTTATATCCGGCAGTCGGATGGGGAGGTGGTGTATTTCCCATCCAACCTGATCGAAAACCTGTTTCTCAGCAATGGCATGAGTGCCGGCAACACACTGGCCGAAGCTCAGGTGCAATGCCTGTCAGAAATTTTCGAGCGCGCCGTTAAACGGGAAATCCTCGAAGGTGAAATTGCGCTGCCGGATGTTCCTCAGAACGTATTGGCAAAATTCCCCGGCATCTTAGCGGGCATCAAGGGGCTGGAAGAGCAAGGCTTCCCGGTGCTGGTCAAAGATGCCTCGCTGGGCGGGCAGTTCCCGGTAATGTGCGTCACCTTGATGAACCCTCGTACCGGTGGCGTATTTGCCTCTTTCGGCGCTCATCCGAGCTTCGAAGTTGCGCTGGAGCGCAGCCTCACGGAGTTGCTGCAAGGACGCAGTTTCGAAGGGCTCAACGATTTGCCTCAGCCGACCTTCGAAAGCAACGCGGTGACCGAGCCGAACAACTTCGTGGAACATTTCATCGATTCGAGCGGTGTGGTGTCGTGGCGCTTCTTCAGCTCCAAAGCAGACTTCGATTTCGTTGAATGGGATTTCACGGCCGATGGCGACGACGCCAATGCCCAGGAGGCTGCCACCTTGTTCGGCATCCTCGAAGAGATGGGGAAGGAAGCCTATATGGCGATCTACGAGGATCTGGGCGCAACGGCTTGCCGCATCCTCGTGCCCGGCTATTCCGAGATCTACCCGGTGGAGGATCTGATCTGGGATAACACCAACAAAGCGCTACTGTTCCGTGCGGATATTCTGAATCTGCACAGCCTGGACGATGCCGGTTTGCAGGCACTTGTCGAGCGTCTGGAAGAAAGCGAACTGGATGACTACACCGACATCACGACATTGATCGGGATTGAGTTCGATGACAACACCGCCTGGGGTCAGCTCACTATTCTTGAGTTGAAGCTGTTGATCTATCTCGCCTTGCAGCGATTCGAAGAAGCCAAAGAGCTGGTTGAGGCCTTTCTGCAATTCAACGACAACACCGTCGAGCGCGGCTTGTTCTACCAGGCGTTAAATGTCGTATTGGAGGTGGAGCTGGACGAGGAGCTGCAACTTGATGATTACGAGGTCAACTTCCGCCGAATGTTTGGCGATGCTCGGATGGATGCGGTGATCGGGTCGTTGGACGGTAGCGTGCGCTTCTTCGGCTTGACGCCTACCAGCACCAAACTGGAAGGGCTTGATCGCCACCAGCGGCTCATTGACAGCTACCGGAAGCTTCACACGGCTCGAGCCAATGCGATGACTCCGGTTCGCTAGTTCGACGGCCGAGCGAAGCCTGATGGACAAAAAAGCCCGCACAGTTGCGGGCTTTTTCGTGGTACAGCGCGGCTGCTGATTCAGTTCGCGGCTACGGCTTCCGGCTTGTGCTGCTCGTTGCGGGTTTTCTCGCCGCGCGCAGGGGCCGCGTCGTAGAGCTCGACCATATGGTCGAGGTTAGCCCGCACGCGGCCTTTCATGGCTTCGACCACCGCGCGCAGCTCGGCGCGCTGGCTGTCGCCGAACACGTTGACCAGGTTGGTGCCGATCTGGCTGATCTGCGGGACTTCTGCAAAGCCGCACGACTGCTTGGGAACCCAGGTTTCAAGAAAGCTCGAGAGCTTGATCACGCGCTGCGGGAGTAATGCTATTTGCGGAACGGCGTAGGCAAGCGCGGTGATCGCGCCGTGCAGGCTGGTACCGCAGTAGAGCTTGCTGGTGGCGATGCAGCGAATGATGTCTTCGATGTTGCCACTGTCTACACGGTAGGCGCGCTCGTCACCGAGCAGGCTATGCAGCTTGTCGAGCGGTTCGTCATCCGAGTGCCCAGGTGCCTTGCCGATGGTGAGCAGCGCGATCTTAAGACCGGTATTGACGTTGAGTTCGGTCAGTTGCTGAGCGATCGCCTCGATGCGGCGCTTGGCGTGGTGATCGGAGATATGGAAGACGATATGGCCGGGCTCGGCGGAATCGACCTGCTGCGGGAAGATATCGGATATCAGGATCGCGCTATCCGGCACCAGGTTGTGTTCGACTCCGAGCTTGTCCAGCTCAGCCGA encodes:
- a CDS encoding phage holin family protein codes for the protein MSEARKTTTTTSTANTTVEPGHRAENDTSVGGLLRQLTHEVPSLITKELALAKAEMTESIRATKAGAGSVATGGAVLLGGFIVLLMSAVYGLSNVVEPWLAALIVGAVVVVIGLIMVSSGKKKFQASSFKPERTIHSVNKDKEAVKGHTS
- a CDS encoding DUF3618 domain-containing protein, which gives rise to MSTRNQIDAEAQKDPDELEREIDQTRTEIGNIVHALENKLSPGELIDTALGYVKGGGGEFFSNLSNTVKANPVPTVLTSIGLIWMMAGQNRQPHSNVTTAGYNTGSNGPSMGDKLSAKTAGIKQQGASMKEKASHMGQSVSESLGSARTRASDSSRQASARLRGGADRARGGFNQLLQEQPLALGAIGIALGALIAASVPPSRREDEMLGEASDRMTDQLRHKAEEGYQKASAKGEEVANRVKQDVSNSSDSNRSNSGSTGTTGTTSAGI
- a CDS encoding OsmC domain/YcaO domain-containing protein, which encodes MEIKVNFLDNLRLEAKFDDFTVVADQPIRYKGDGSAPGPFDYFLASSALCAAYFVKLYCQTRSIPTENIRLSQNNIVDPENRYNQMFKIQVELPADISDKDRQGILRSIERCTVKKVVQTGPEFVIEEVENLDADAQALLLPGTESEARTYIAGKDLPLEQTIANMSGLLADLGMKIEIASWRNIVPNVWSLHIRDAHSPMCFTNGKGATKESALASALGEFIERINCNFFYNDQFWGEDTANAAFVHYPNERWFKPGRKDALPAEILDEYCLETYNPDGDLRGSHLYDTNSGNVKRGICALPYIRQSDGEVVYFPSNLIENLFLSNGMSAGNTLAEAQVQCLSEIFERAVKREILEGEIALPDVPQNVLAKFPGILAGIKGLEEQGFPVLVKDASLGGQFPVMCVTLMNPRTGGVFASFGAHPSFEVALERSLTELLQGRSFEGLNDLPQPTFESNAVTEPNNFVEHFIDSSGVVSWRFFSSKADFDFVEWDFTADGDDANAQEAATLFGILEEMGKEAYMAIYEDLGATACRILVPGYSEIYPVEDLIWDNTNKALLFRADILNLHSLDDAGLQALVERLEESELDDYTDITTLIGIEFDDNTAWGQLTILELKLLIYLALQRFEEAKELVEAFLQFNDNTVERGLFYQALNVVLEVELDEELQLDDYEVNFRRMFGDARMDAVIGSLDGSVRFFGLTPTSTKLEGLDRHQRLIDSYRKLHTARANAMTPVR
- a CDS encoding polysaccharide pyruvyl transferase family protein → MTDRVNVIAYGAYDRHNYGDLLFAIVLKRYLEADGRFSVIVAATKKSNLSRYGALPTVPLKKALDATRQQPKTMLIVAGGECLTAQWESIIGYLAPQAIYYPIKASPYLIGHKAFIRLSRMFTSIPSDIPLVLGERDLPGYKVMYNSVGGNEISRKKPLIHDAIKRNLKDCTYVSVRDRETSAELDKLGVEHNLVPDSAILISDIFPQQVDSAEPGHIVFHISDHHAKRRIEAIAQQLTELNVNTGLKIALLTIGKAPGHSDDEPLDKLHSLLGDERAYRVDSGNIEDIIRCIATSKLYCGTSLHGAITALAYAVPQIALLPQRVIKLSSFLETWVPKQSCGFAEVPQISQIGTNLVNVFGDSQRAELRAVVEAMKGRVRANLDHMVELYDAAPARGEKTRNEQHKPEAVAAN